DNA from Eucalyptus grandis isolate ANBG69807.140 chromosome 5, ASM1654582v1, whole genome shotgun sequence:
AAGTTAGCTTTCTTCACGGGCTGATGATCAGGCATAAGTCCGAAATGGATGTGCGGGAAATGGGCCCACTGAAAGAAACCAAACGTTCGTACCCGTTAATCACAACTCTTGTCATGTTACGCTGGTTGATTTAAATTCAGAATATAGAAAAGAAAGCAAGGAGAAAATGAGGCTACCTATAAGTTTCTttgggatgagagagagagagactcacatTTTTTGCAGCAGCACTGAAGGCCTCTCTGTGGCTGATATCAGGATTCCCAGCTTTGATGCGTTGGATCTCGTCCCTATGAAATTGATAGATACGTCAATGTCACAAGGCGTACGCATGACTGTCTTCTTGATAGTCTCACATTCCTTAGAAGCTCGCAAAATTTGCACTACATTCTACTTCATTAATAGTATACTCAATCCAACGAAATGACAAATGTTCAAGTAGAAATTTAGTATCTAAAAGATTAGTTCCTTTTTTCACTTAAATCTTTAAAGTTTCAAAGCATCAGTAATTTGattgttttttgaaaaaagagagGTTGTAAGTAAAGTAAGGAATAACTCGAAGGTTAATGACTTACTTGATGAAGCGGTTGTATGCAGAAGGgactctctgtctcttctcagGAGCTGAAACAATGGACAGACAGACACAAAAGAACAGACAAAACATAAGTTATTTGTAATTTTACTTCGCTGACTTTGtacaagcttttcttttctctctccgtGTCTGTATCTTCCCAACCCATCATCACCCCATCATATCTTCGGACAGTCATTCTCAATTTCTTGTcctccatataaaaaaaaaaaaaaaaaaaaaaaactcaaattgaaAGAACATTCTGTCTTGTTCTAAGCAAATATGGTGCGCGAGAGCGGCTGCAGCTACAAGCACAACTAAAGAACTCGATAAGTCAAGGGCGATCCgcattttagggttttgacaaAGTTAGTGTTTGTAAAGAAAcaaatcttctctctttctctccggAGAAAGGAAACCAAATTAGTTATAAAAAAAGAACGGTTTTGAAACCTTTTCTAGCTTTCGTGGTTCAGTGAGGGTGAAACTAGGGATAACAGCGAGTACATCTCTATTTAGGAGGGCACACTGTGGTCTCTGTGACCAATGTAGCGAAAGTGGTGAGGCAGATCTTAAAGTGCCCGTCCCAGTTTACCCTATAAAAACTGGAACTCGAGAGAGCCAAAGAagagaggcaaaaaaaaaaaggaaaaaaccagtAAAGAATATAGCAAATAATTGAGTTGTAAAAGCTCGACCACTCGATACAAGCAGGAAAAACTTGGCAGGACTGTTCAAGGGTAAGCGTTAGGGTAATTGAATCCGATTTTCTTGCAACTTTTTCTCTTGATATGGTTAAGAGGGAACTGCTCACCGGAAAGGCTCATATAAAAATTGCAGGGATTCTTTCTTTGACGGCAGGGACAACAGACACTTTGCTTGCACAATcaagaaagaagtaaaaaaaaaaaaatctgaggcAAGGAAGGAACCGAAAAGATGTGAAATTAAAGCGAGAGCAGGCGGAATCTCACGTCTGTTCACAACCGGTGGGGGCTTCGGGATATCTTCTATCCCTCCTCGTAGCTGCATCATCGGCTCGTTGGGGATCGTCTGATTCATCAGCATGTTCGATGGCACGTTCCGGATTTCCTCCTACACATTCCCATAGATTAGAACCTCGAAActaaacaggaaaaaaaaaaggaaaaggaagacgAGCCTATCAGCTAGCTTCCAGAGTTCTCAATTGGGCTTCAGAAAAGcatttgtcccaaaaaaaaaaaaaaattgggaaaggGGAAAAACAGCCAATTGTGCAACCATTATCGGAGAAACCCTAGCTGTCATCATCATTCTTTCGTCCCTTGTTTGCGCTCGTGGTAAGAAAAGGGCCCTAGGTTGATTAGTTTCCTTTATAGCATCAGCAAGCATGGAACACGAATGCAATATACCAGAAGGTTTTGAGGGGTAAAGTAAGAATGGCCAAGGTGAAGCTGATTTGCAGGAgccggaggaagaaggaggctTCGCATGTTGACCGACAAGAGATTTGTGCAGTGACCACATCGGACTGTGACCGTCTTGAACAAGCTGCTACACGGAACGCTCACCTACAACACAAACGTCACACCCCCAGCGAAACATATTACAACAAACCCAGGAACTGAAAATTGagatgaacaagaagaagatcccattagagggaggaaaagaaaacgtGAAAAAGAccaagaagaacaagaacaagaacaactTTTTATATTTAGAGCGCGAGAAAGAGAGACAGAATAATGTGAGTGAATAATTATTGGGGACAAAAAgtaagggggagagagagacacacacagagacacagagagagaatgTAATACCGCAAGGACGGTGTCGCAAAAGTTGCAATGGACATAACAGAGCTGCTCGTTGGGGGAGAGGGGGTCCGGTGAAAAGGCAGATGAGGAGGACATGTTGTTCCGCTTTGATTTGATGGTTGATAGGATTGACCGATCAGTGCGTGAAGTGAAGTGTGATAGAGAGGTGGGATTGATATATGAGAGACAGCTTAACTGCTTTGGATCTGaacactctctctcacttttgaTTGTTCAGTTTCTCTgtaggatgaagaagaaaagaggtggggaagagagagaggagagagggagggagggagggagggagggagggagggagataaAGATGGGCATAGATGGGAAATTTGCCGCTAATGTATTAGTAGATGGAGCAGACTCGGAAAGTGACTTTCTTCTATGCccattttcatcaatttttttgcaCAGAAGAAAAAGTAACAAATTAGGAGAACATGTTACTGGATGCTAAAAACAAATAGGACTAATTCCCAAACTGAGTTTATTAAACGATGCGAAGCTCTTGATGGATGCTTGAATATGCCCTACGTACCCAATTACAGTTTAACTACATTCATTACTTTGTAAACGGCCTTTCTAAACTTATCTTGCTACTATTCTACTTGAAAAGCCAAGCTATTGATCTGACATTTGCAAGCTTTCGGTTTTCccttgaaatattttctaaatgtAAATGGAGTATCATTCACTATAAGTTTGTAATCGAGAAATTGTCCACTAAATTTATCGACATTCTGAATTGGGTACTCTTGCATGGGAAAAAGTTAACACGATTCTGCAATCACCAAATATTATATTGGCCCGTCTATTCTTAACTAAACTTTGCCCTATGGGAAATCAATTTTGACGACATATGAACGCACCCTAGCACTCTCTCTCATCTTATGTCTTTGCTCCACCAGTTGCCCCAGGATCGATGCTGGCACCATGTCTCCAGCCACCACATCAAGCACCTCTGCCGCTAGGCTGTAGCCAAACCTCACCAGCGCCTCAAGTCTACGAATGAAGTTCGAGTGATggagttctctctccctctctctctcagataGAAGTGCAAATTAGGATTTGAAGTATATTTGATGTGGTAAGGTGCATCTAACATAGCCAGtgatattttccatgaaaggcTCATGTAAATAGATGGTCCTAAGACCAATTTAACTCTCTGCCCTCTTGCAAATAGCTGGTAACTTACCAATAATGTGGCATCGATATTGTCATGGCTTTGATCATCTTTCGAACCTCATGCTACCACACATAAATTTCTGAAGTAGATTGGCAGTAATATATGGgtttttcttgatttgattCCATAGGTTAATTTGTGTTTCACCAATGGTTATTTTATGACCATAGTTAGGAACAAGTTTAggagttctttttctttgtttatgtGATGGCTTAAATTCATTGTCACAAACTCTAACTACTAACCTGAATTCTATGGAACGACGAGGAAATTAGGGTTAACATCTTACAAGATCTATGATGCAGAGTGATGGCCCGTCTGCTATATTCGTTTGTATATTTCCATCTGGGGTTCATCTCAAACCTAACAACGTACCATACATGGTCCTCCATAATGACTAACCTAGGAGGGTCAGTGCTAGTTCTCGCCCCCTTCCCGTCTGGAAACATTATTAGATGTTAggtaaatatttctaaaaatttacaTACCTCAAATTTTCAGTTAAAAAGCAGAATACGCATGTTCACTTAAAACCAAAATTTGCAGCTCCCTGGCATTCGTTTTTTCCTctgatttgtttgtttttttcctttttctgtatCAGATCTCTGGTTTGCGTTTCTGGACCACTTGTTGATCATTGAAGAATCATGAAGGGTGGCCGCACTAGAGGGGGAAAGAGATGGGGCGCAGCTGTAACAAACAGCTGAAGCCCGAATGGAAGAAAGCAAGAAACGAAGGAAATAGTAAAAAATCAATGTAGGGTTTGGCATTCccgagagagagcgagagagcaagagagagagagagagaaaggggggagAAAGGGACGTGTGCATGGGAGCGATTaactctctctcactcacctGTTGTTTTCATTAGTTATGGGGGGGCTATGCCCCCACACTCTCTCCTTTATTGCCTTCCACGCTTCTTCTCGGGTTTCAATGTCAAAATTCCCCACCATCAATATTCCAAATCTTTGTTTATTTCGCGACCCAAAAATGCTATATCGACGAGGAAAATCTGCTTCTTTTTTACAGCTAATTCAACAATAACCAGTGTACAAAAATTACAGATTTATTGTAGTGTCCATTGATCAATTTATGCACATGGTACATCTTAGCTCTTGGATCATAGAGGTCTAATGGCATGGATGAAGATATCTGCTGTCCCTGTTCTAATTAACCTGTCTTTATGACTGTAGAATCGCAACGCCATGTTTATTCAAGTTGTCGCCATACCTAATGAAAATCCCAGCAAAATCCTAATACCAGAGAGAGAGGGCAGCTGTACGCACGGTGGAGGTTGAGGTTgacgatggcggcggcggcgcaaCAGGAGCGCCAGGGGTTTAGGGGGGCCAGCTAGTagtgggtgagagagagagagagggtagaTCCAGGGTATTGTTCAAGAGGGGGATGAGCAGAAACTGTAATATCCGCGCTTTGTCATGGGATTAAAGTATGAGACAGCTAATCTTCATCCTAACGCGAGACTCGCACCGGACAAGGCTTATGTAGCGTCAATTTTCTTCCCtcgtgaatttgaattttatgacACTCAATAGCACGAGCATCAACCCAAAATGAGATTTTCCCTAGTATCAGTTACTGCGCAGGAAATACATGAACATTGCCATAGCAAGCACCTAACATCTGCACTACTCGGAAATAGCCTTGTGCCTTTATTTCC
Protein-coding regions in this window:
- the LOC104444384 gene encoding axial regulator YABBY 1; the encoded protein is MSSSSAFSPDPLSPNEQLCYVHCNFCDTVLAVSVPCSSLFKTVTVRCGHCTNLLSVNMRSLLLPPAPANQLHLGHSYFTPQNLLEEIRNVPSNMLMNQTIPNEPMMQLRGGIEDIPKPPPVVNRPPEKRQRVPSAYNRFIKDEIQRIKAGNPDISHREAFSAAAKNWAHFPHIHFGLMPDHQPVKKANLRQQEGEDVLMKDGFFTPTNVGVSPY